The window AGGACAGCAGGCTCAGCGTGCTCACGCCGCCGGTGCTGGTCTGCTCGTCGGACTCCATCGTCTGCAGGTCGAGAAGTGCCATGTCGATTCCTTCCGTTGGATGTCGTCACCCGTGGGGACGGGGTTGGATCACGGCTCCGTCAGAGAGCGGAACCGCGCTGTGGGGGCCGCCCGAGCGGCGGCAGGAACGGCAGATGAGCGTCTGCCCCGCTGCCGAGGGCCGCGCCGAGCGCGAGCAGGCACCCTGCCGTTCCGGTGCCCAGGTCCATCGACAGCCGCATCATCTGGTGTCCGGGGAAGGCCAGTTGGCCCTGGTAGGACATGGCGAGCCAGCCGAGCCCGGCGATCTGGTCGGTGAGCCGCTCCCGGCTCGCACCCGGCGTGGTGGTACGGGCGAGGTGCAGGATCATTCCGGCCCGGCCCTGCAGGAGACCCGGCTGCACATAGAAGCGGCAGGTGGCGGCGGCGAGGATGCCCGCGCGGGCCCGCTCGAACTCCCCGTCGGCGTCGGCGGCACGGGCGAGGAAGTCGTCCAGGACCATGCCGATCCCGGCGCTCCCCTCCCCGAGGTACGGCAGCGTCCGCCAGCCCTCGTCGACCTCCAGCGAGCCGTTCTCGTGCGTGACACAGCACTCCAGGTCCCGCCGCAGCGCCACCCCGGCCGCCGCCAACAGCCGTGCCTCGCCGGTGCGTTCGTACTCTCGGAGCAGGAACAGCGCGGGCCCGCTCGCCCCGCGCAGCAGCCCGGCCCGGCGCCGCCGCGGGGTGTCCGGAAGGGGTTCCGCGAGACGTCGTACGAGGATGTCGGCGGCCTCGGCGGCACGGTCCCGCAGCTCCGACTCGCCCGTCCTGTGCGCGAGTTCGCCGAGGACCAGGCCGAGCCCCGCCAGTCCGCCATGCAGGTCGGAGGCGAGGTTCTGCCAGCGCTCGGCGAGGATCGACTCGACCAGGTCGAGGGCGCGCTGCCGGTGCCCCAGCCGGTCCAGCACATGGGCGACGCCCGCGAGACCGTCGTACAGCCCGAGCGGGGTGCCCGTCGGCGGCGGTGCGGTTCGGGCGAGGAGCCAGCGCTCGCCCTCCTCGTAGCGCTCGGCGCCGACCGCGTCCAGCGCGTACAGCACCCCGGCGGCGCCGTGCGCGAGACCGAGGCCGCCGCCGTCGGAGAACTGGGTGATGTCGCCGGGGAAGAGCCGGTCGTCGCGCTCCGGGGTGGCCGAGGCGAGAATCGCCTTGACCATGGAGTCGCGGCTGTAGGGCCAGTCGCCGGGCTCCACGAAGGACTGCCTCGGCGCATCCCGGGTGATCTCCGAAACCGCCTGTTCCAGGAACTCCGGTGGCACGTCCGGGAACTGACGGCCGATCACCTCGGCGAGATGCGCCGCCTTCCCCCGGTCCACCACGAACAGCGTCGTGACCGGTAGGAACAGGGCGATCCGCAGACAGGCCAGCGCGTAGCGGTCGACGTCGATGCCCGTGCGGTCCGGCGGGGCGAAGAAGCCGGGGTGGGCGACCACCTGGCGGCCCTGTTCGGTGACCGGGGCGGCGGCCTCGAAGTCGAGCAGGGACACCGACTCCTCGTCGGGCGCGACCATGATGTTGAAGACATGCAGATCGTTGAAGACGATCCCGCGCGCGTGGACAGCCTCCACCGCCCGCTCCACGGCGCCGTAGATCTTCAGCGCCCAGGCCGTGAAGTCGGCCACGTCCTTGGGGTCGGGGTCGGGCGTGAGCAGCGGATGCCGTTCGGCGAGGTAGGAGTTGAGCGGCCGCCCCTCCAGGAAGTCCATCACCAGGAACCGGTGGTCGCCGAGCGTGAACCAGTCGCGGACCTCCGGCACCACACCCGTCCCGGCCGCCTGCTCCAGGGCCTGCTTCTCCCGCTCCAGCCGCGCGATGGCGTCCGCCCCGTCGGAGGCGAGCCCCGCGTGCGGCCGCCCCTCCTTGAGCACGACCCGGCTTCCGTCCCGGCTGTCGGTGCCCGCGTACACCCCGCCGCCGTTGGAGAAGTGCAGCGCCTTCTCGATCCGGTACGGCAGCTCGCCCACCGTCGTGGTGTTGCGCGCCGCCAGATGCGGTGCGAGGAAGGCCGGCAGCGTCACCCACTCCGGGACCTGGAAGGACGGCGCCCGCCGGTCCGGCACCAGCCGCCCCGCGCCGTCCCGCACCGCCGGCACCAGCGAGCCCCGCTCGTCGACGACGAAGGTGCGCGCGAAGGCGCCGTAGCGCACATAGAGCGGACCGTCGCCCCAGCGCAGATCGGTCAGGATGTACGGCCCTTCGAAGCCCTCCAGCAGTTTGCCCAACTCGCGCAGTACGACATGCAGTTGCTCCTCGTCGGCCGGATACACCGTGACGAACTTGCCGCTGCTGTCGCGGGCCGCGTACTTGGTGTTGCGCAAGTGCAGCAGATGCGGGCCCGGCACGAACTTGAACGGGATGCGTCGCGGCACGCAGTAGTCCCACACGATCGCCGCGATCCGCTCCGCGTTCGCCCGGGTGGCCGAGGCATGGATCTTCCAGCCCTGGGCAGGGCCGGCCACCGGGGCGCCGTCCGGGCCGAGCGGGGTCAGGTTCAGCCAGTCGCCGATGCGCGCCGCGTCCCAGCCGTCCGGCACCTCGCGCCGCGCCGCCTCGTACAGGGGCGCCGCCTGCCGAGCACCCGCGGACAGCCGGTCCGGCGTCTCGTAGAAGTGCCGGTCGGCGAGCGCGTACACCTCGTACCGCTTGTCCATGCCTCCCCCTTCGTGGCCCGGCAACGAGCTTCCAGGCAGCCACCGGGGCGCGGACAGTCGCCTCTGTCACGAGACCACCGTGCGGAACGCATGCGTCAAGACCTGTTCGGTGGGTTTCGAGCGTGGCCTTCGCAGGCACTCCATCGAACGCGCACAGGGGCTGCGCACGTGTCTCATAAGCGCTGTAATGGCCAACGTGGGCGGTGAGGGCGCTGCGAGAAGCAGATCGAGAAGACAGCGTGCCGAAGATGCCCTCAGCACGGTCGCCGACGACCCCGAGACGCCCGACCGGCTGCGCCGCATCCTCGAACAAGCGCTCGTATTCGCCCATGCGGCCTTCGCCGCCGTGTACACGCTGACCGAGGACGGCGAGCTGTTGTGCCTGGTCGAGTGGGCCGGGGCGCCGCGCACCCAGTACGGGCTGCGCGAGAGCTATGCCGTCACCGGCGGCTCCGCGGTGGCCGACGCGCACCACACGGGGCGGCCGGTGTGGCTCGGTCCGAAGGAGCTCGCCGACCGCGCCCAGTCCCGGCGGGTTTCGGCGGGCGACTTCCATCTGGCGGTTCTGCCCGCGCGCGGGCAGGACGGCGACGGCTGTCTGGTGGCCGTGAGCGAACACGCCAAGGGCTTCGACACCGAGGACCGCGACTGTCTGGAGCTGATCGCCCGCACCTTCGCCTGGCCCACGCCCGTGGGGCGCGCCGAGGGCGGCGAACTTCCCGCCAATGCCTTCAGCCTCGCCATGGACACCGGCCGCGTCGAGGTCGGCGACGACATCCTGGACCTGTTCGGGATCGGCCCGGACGAGTTCGACGGCAAGGTGGAGACCCTGCTGGGGCTGACCGTGCCGGAGGACCTGCCCTCACTGATGTCCGTCGTCGAGGCCGACCACATGTCCATCGGCGACCGCGAGCTGGAGTTCCGCGTGCTCCAGCCGACGGGCCCGCCCAAGTGGCTCAGGCTGCGCGGGCGGCTGCTGCCCGGCGGCGAGGGGCAGCAGGCCCGGCTCGCGGGCACCGTCGCCGACGCCTCCAAGCTGCGCTCCGACGTCACCGACGTGGCCCGCGTCCAGCGCCTCGCCGCCGCCCTCGCCACCGCCGGCACCGTCCGCGACGTCAGCCAGGCCGTCGTCGCCGCCCTGCGCACCCCCCTGCGCGCCGACCGGATCGCCCTCGCCGAGCTGGAGAGCGACCGGCTCGTCGTCACCGTCCTCGACCCGCCCGATCCCGAGTCCTGGCCCGAGCTGTGGCGCCTGGAATGGCGCACCGAGTGGCCCGACGCGCCGGTGCGCGCGATGCCCACCCTCGCCGCGGCCCTGCGCGAGGGCCGCGCCCAGATCTGGCCGGCCGGCACCCCGCTGGAACCCGCCCTCGCCGAGGTCGGCCCCGGCGGCCTGGCCGTCCTGCCGCTGCCCGCCGCCGGCCGGATGGCGGGCGTCTGCCTGATCGGCTGGGACGCCCCGCACCACTTCGGAGCCGATGAACGCGCCCTGCTCACCGCCTCCGCCGGACTCACCGGGCAAGCCCTGATGCGCGCCCGCGCCTTCGACGCCGAACACGAACTCGTCGGCATGCTCCAGCGCCAGCTGCTGCCCCGCCGCCTGCCCCGGCTGCCCGGCGCGGAAGCCGTCGCCCGCTATCTGCCGAGTACGGCCGGTCTGGAACTCGGCGGCGACTGGTACGACGTGATCCCACTGCCCGACAACCACGTCGCCCTAGTCATCGGCGACGTCCAGGGCCACAGCGCGGCCGCCGCCACCCTGATGGGCCAGATGCGCACCGCCCTGCGCGCCTACGCCGCCGAGGGCCACCCGCCCGACGTGGTCGTCTCGCACGCCAACCGGCTGCTGATGGAGCTGGAGACCGACCTCTTCGCCACCTGCGCCTATGTCGACGTCGACCTGGAGGAGGGCACCGCCTGGTGCGTGCGCGCCGGACACCTCCCGCCGGTGCTGCGCCACCCGGACGGCACAACGGACATCGCCGAGGCCGAGGGCGGCCCGCCGCTCGGCGTCATGACACAGGCCGATTTCCCGATGAGCCCCCTGCGGATCCAGCCCGGCACCCTGATCGCGCTGACCACCGACGGCCTGGTGGAGTCCGTCGAGGCGGACATCGACGCCGGGATGGACGGCTTCGCCCGCGGCCTGGCCGGCTCCGACCCGGCCCACCTCGGCCTGGTCGCCGACGCCCTGCTCGGCAACGCCCGCCGCAGCGACGACGTCGCCCTGCTGCTGATGCGCTACGACGGCATGGCACTGCGCCCACTGCGCGAGAGCTGGACGGTGTGGCGGGTGCCCGAGGCGGTCGGCCACGCCCGCCGCTTCACCCGCCGCACCCTGCGCACCTGGGGCCTGGCGGGCGAGCGGGACGCGGTGCTGCTGGTCGTCTCCGAGCTGGTCACCAACGCCCTCGTGCACACCGAAGGACAGGTCCGCCTCGACCTCACCCTGATCAACAGCCGGCTGCGGGTCTCCGTCGCCGACACCTCGCCCCGCAGCCCCGTCAAACCCACCAGCATCGGCTGGGAGGCCACCGGAGGCCGCGGCATCCTCCTGGTCGAGGCCATGTCGGCGTCCTGGGGGACGGTCCCGGTCAGCGGCGGCAAACAGGTCTGGAGCGAGATCGAGCTGAACCGCTGAGCCGCGGGTACCCGGGGGCCAGGGAGCTGAGCGAAGGAGTACGTCATGGCCCAGCACGTCCGCGACATCATGACCGGCGTCCTGCTCACCGTGGAGCCGCAGGCCTCCGTGGCGGCGGTGGCCCGCATCATGCGCGACCAGGATCTCGGCGCGGTCCTGGTGACCGACGGGGACCGGCTGCGGGGGCTGGTCACCGACCGTGACCTCGTGGTCCGTTCGCTTGCTCAGGGCGAGGATCCGGAGCAGACCACCGTGGCCGGAGCGTGCAGCGACGACGCTCTGGTCACCGTCGGGCCCGACGACGAGGTGGGCACGGCGGTACGGCTGATGCGCGAGCACGCCGTACGGCGGATTCCGGTCATCGAGGAGGGCCGCCCCGTGGGCATCCTCTCCCTCGGCGACCTGGCGATGGAGCGCGATCCGGACTCCGCGCTCGGTGGCATCAGCGCCGCCCGCTCCAACATCTGACCAGTCGGTTACGCGGGAACGACGCTATGGTGAACCAGATGAAGGCTCTCGTGCTGTCCGGCGGAGCCGGCACACGGCTGCGGCCGATCACGCACACTTCGGCCAAACAGCTGGTGCCGGTTGCCAACAAGGCTGTGCTGTTCTACGGGCTGGAATCCATCGCCGAAGCCGGCGTCACCGATGTCGGCGTCATCGTCGGCGACACCGCCGCCGAAATCCAGGACGCGGTGGGCGACGGCTCGAAGTTCGGTCTCCAGATCACCTACATCCCCCAGGAACGCCCGCTCGGTCTGGCCCATGCGGTGCAGATCGCGCGGGACTATCTCGGCGACGACGACTTCGTGATGTACCTCGGCGACAACTTCATCGTCGGCGGCATCAGCGCCCTGGTCGAGGAGTTCCGCCACCATCGCCCCGACGCCCAGATCCTCCTCACCCACGTCCCCGACCCACGCGCCTTCGGCGTGGCCGAACTCGACGGCTCGGGACAGGTGGTGGGCCTGGAGGAGAAACCCGAGCACCCCAAGAGCGACCTCGCACTGGTCGGCGTCTACCTCTTCACGCCCGCCATCCACGCGGCGGTGCGCGCCATCAAGCCGTCCTGGCGCGGCGAGTTGGAGATCACCCACGCCATCCAGCACCTGATCGACGCCCGCGCCGACGTCCGGTGCACGGTCATCAAGGGCTACTGGAAGGACACCGGGAACGTCGACGACATGCTGGAGGTCAACCGGACGGTCCTGGAGGGGCTCGACCGGCGGATCGACGGCGAGGTCGACGAACTGTCCGAGACGGTCGGCCGGGTGGTCGTCGAGGAGGGCGCCCGGATCATCAACTCCCGGATCGTCGGCCCCGCCGTCATCGGCGCCGGATCGGTCGTCGACAACTCCTACGTCGGCCCATTCACCTCCATCGCCGAGAACTGCCACATCACCGACAGCGAGCTGGAGTTCTCCATCGTGCTGCGGGACTCCTCGATCGCCGGCGTCGGCCGCATCGAGTCCTCCCTGATCGGCCGGCACGCCGAGGTGACTCCGGCGCACCACGTCCCCAGCGCCCACCGATTCGTCCTCGGCGACCACAGCAAGGTGCAGATCCACACATGAACGTCCTCGTCACCGGCGCCGCCGGGTTCATCGGCTCGGCCTACGTCCGCATGCTGCTGCGGTCCGACGGCCCGACGATCACCGTGCTCGACAAGCTGACCTACGCCGGATCCCTCGACAACCTCCCCCTCGACCACCCCCGCCTGGAGTTCGTGCAGGGCGACATCCGCGACGCCGAACTCGTCGCCAAGCTCACCTCCCAGGCCGACCACGTCGTGCACTTCGCCGCCGAGTCCCATGTGGACCGCTCGATCAGCGGGGCGTCCGACTTCGTGCTCACCAATGTCGTCGGCACCCAGACCCTGCTGGAGGGCGCCCTGCGCGGCGGCGTGTCGACCTTCGTGCACATCTCCACCGACGAGGTGTACGGCTCGGTCGACTCCGGCTCCTCCGACGAGGAGTACCTGCTGCGGCCCAGCTCCCCGTACTCCGCCTCCAAGGCCTCCTCCGACCTGCTCGCCCTGGCCTACCACCACACCCACGGCCTGGATGTGCGGGTCACCCGCTGCTCCAACAACTACGGCCCGCACCAGTTCCCCGAGAAGGTCATCCCGCTCTTCGTCACCAACCTCCTCGACGGCCATCAGGTCCCGCTCTACGGCGAGGGCCTCAACGTCCGCGACTGGCTGCACGTCGACGACCACTGCCGCGGCGTCGAACTCGTCCGCACCCAGGGCCGCCCCGGCGAGGTCTACAACATCGGCGGCGGCACCGAACTGAGCAACAAGGAGCTCACCGGACTGCTCCTTGAGGCGTGCGGGGCGGACTGGGACCGGGTGACCCATGTGGCGGACCGCAAGGGCCACGATCTGCGCTACTCCGTCGACTGGAGCAAGGCCCGCGAGGAACTCGGCTACCGGCCCCGGCACGACTTCCGCTCCGGGCTCGCCGAGACCGTCGACTGGTACCGCGCCCACCGCGCCTGGTGGGAACCGCTGAAGCGGCGGGTGGCCGAGGAGCACGCATGAGGTGGCTGGTCACCGGCGCGGGCGGCATGCTCGGCCACGACGTCGTCGCCGAACTCCGCGCGCGCGGCGCCGAGGTGACCGGCCTCGGCCACCACGCCCTGGACATCACCGAACCCGCCTCCCTGGAGCGGGCGTTCACCGCGCACCGGCCCGAGACCGTCGTCAACTGCGCCGCCTACACGGCCGTGGACGACGCCGAGCAGGACGAGGCCACCGCCCTGCGCATCAACGGCGAAGGCCCCCGCCTGCTGGCCCGCGCCTGCGCCGCCCACGGCGCCCGGCTGATCCATGTCTCCACCGATTACGTCTTCTCCGGCCAAGCCCGTACCACCCCCTACCCCGAGGACCATCCGCCCGCCCCGCGCACCGCCTACGGCCGCACCAAACTCGCCGGGGAGCAGGCCGTACGCGAGGAACTCCCCGAGGCGAGCACCGTGGTGCGCACCGCCTGGCTCTACGGCGTCCACGGCCCGAACTTCGTCCGCACGATGATCGGCCTGGAGGCGAGCCGCCCCACCGTAGACGTGGTCGACGACCAGCGCGGACAGCCCACCTGGAGCGCCGACGTCGCGGCCCGTATCGCCGACCTCGCCCCGGACACCAACGGGGTTCTGCACGCCACAAATTCGGGCGAGGCCAGCTGGTACGAGCTGGCCCGCGAGGTCTTCCGGCTGCTCGGCGCCGACCCCGAGCGGGTACGCCCCACCGACAGCGCGGCCTTCCCCCGGCCCGCACCCCGCCCCCAGTACAGCGCCCTCGCACACGGCCGCTGGCAGACGCTCGGCCTGCCGCCGCTGCGCGACTGGCGCACCGCCCTGCACGAGGCACTTCCCCGCATCCGCAAGGAGTCCCCTTCGTGAAACGCCACGAGTTCCTGAAGGAACTGCACAAGGTCACCGCCAACCGCAACTACCTGGAGATCGGCGTCAACGACGGCCGCAGCCTCAGACTGTCCCGGGTCCCCAGCATCGCGATCGACCCCGCGTTCAAGGTGGTCACGGAGATCCGCTGCGACGTCCACCTGGTGAAGGCCACCAGCGACGACTTCTTCGCCCGCGACAACCCCCTCGCCCACCTCAAGGGCGGCCGCCATCCCGTGCGCAACCTGCGCCGCGGCCGCAGCCCGCTCGGCCACTGGCGGCGCACCACCCTCGACCTGTCGTTCATCGACGGCATGCACCTGTTCGAGTACGCGCTGCGGGACTTCATCAACGTCGAGCGGCACTCCGACTGGGCCAGTGTGATCGTCTTCGACGACATGCTGCCGCGCAACATCGACGAGGCGGCCCGCGACCGCCACACCGGCGCCTGGACCGGAGACGTCTACAAGCTCACCGAGATCCTCGCCCGGCACCGCCCCGACCTGGTCACCGTCCTCGTCGACACCCAACCCACCGGACAGCTCGTCGTGTTCGGCGCCGACCCGCACAACACCGTGCTGCGGGACAAGTACGACGAGATCGTCGCCGAGTACGACGTGCCCGACCCGCAGAAGGTGCCCGAGACGATCCTGGAACGGACCGGAGCCGTCCACCCCGAGACCCTGCTGGAAGCGGGCCTGTGGCGCCCGCTGGCCCGGGCCAGGAATCTCGGCGTACGGCGCTCCCGGGGCTGGCCAGCGCTGCGGCGCCTCCTGGAAGAGCTCACCATCCGCTGATCAGCGGGGAACCGCTTCCAGCACCTGGAAGTGCGTGGGCGCCAGCGGATCGCCCACACCGGTCAGTTCGAGTCCGGCCGAGTCGAGCAGGGCGGCGTACTCCGCCGCGGTGCGTTCCCGGCCTCCGGCCATGACCAGCATGTTCAGATCGCTCAGGACGACGCTGAGCTCGGCCGCGGGTCCGTTCTCGTCCGGCAGGACCGGCTCGACGAGGAGCAGCTTCGCCTGCTCGGGCATGGCCTCACGACAGCGCCGCAGCACAGTGCGCGCCAGCTCGTCGTCCCAGTCGTGGATGACGCTCTTGAGGACATACGCGTCGCCCCCGGCCGGTACGGCGGTGAAGAAGTCGCCCGTGGTGATCTCGCAGCGGTCGGCGACACCGGCCTCCGCGAGCACCTTGGCGGCCTCCCGCACACCGGTCTGGGTGTCGAAGAGGACGCCCCGGCTGTCGGGGTGCGCGCTCAACAGGGCGGCGAGCAGGGTGCCGTTGCCGCCGCCGACGTCCACGACGGTGGGGAAGCCGGAGAAGTCGTAGCCGGCCGCCACCACATCGGCCGCGCCCTGCGCGGTCTCCGCCATCGCAGCGTTGAACAGGGCGGACAGCTCCGGCTGTCGGCCGATGTAGGCGAAGGCCGGCATGCCGAAGACCGTCTCGAACGCCGTCCGGCCGGTGCGCACGCTCTGGTGCAGCTCGCCCCAGGGCCGCCACACCGCCGCAGAGGTGAACAGATCGGCGAGCGCGTGGGCCGGGGCGTCGGCGTCGGACCGCAGAACCTGGCCGAAGGAAGTGAGCGCGAACCGGTCGGTGCGGCCGGGGCGTTCCACCAGACCCAGGGCTTCCAGGGCCCGCAGCAGACGGCGCAGCGCGTCCTGGTCGGTGTCGGTGGCCGCGGCCAGCTCGGCGCAGCTCTTCGGGCTCTCGGCCAGCCTTTCGGGGATGCTCAGGCGGACGGCGGCGCCGAGCGCCTGGGAGGCCATGTAGCCGTGCACCAGGCGCAGGGCCCGGGCCTGGTCCTCGGCGCCGGCCGCCGCGGTGGCCGGGCGGTGCTCCGTCGGGTGCGATGCGCTGTCGGTCACTGCCGTGTGTCCCTTCGGGCCGGGCGTCGTCACCAGGCGACGTGCAGGGCGACGGGGGCGTGGTCGACGAACTGCCGGGCCATGCGGACCGGGCTGTCCGGTACCAGGTGCAGCCCCGGGAGCCGGGTGGTCAGGGCCTCCAGCGTCACCGCGAGCTGGAGCCTGGCCAGCCGGGCGCCCACACAGGCGTGCACGCCGTGGCCGAAGGTCAGGTGCCGGGTCATCTGCCGGGTGATGTCGAACGTCTCGGGCTGGTCGAACTCCTCGGGGTCCCGGTTGGCCGCGCTGTAGAGCGCCACCACGTCGGCCCCCGCCGGCAGGGTCCGTCCGCCCAGGCTCACTTCGCGCGTGGTCATCCGGAAGAAGGCGTGCACGGGGGTGTCGTAGCGGGAGATCTCCTCCACGGCGCCCGGGATCAGCTCAGGCTGCCGGCACAGCAGTTCCCACTGCTCGGGGTGGGAGAGCAGATGCCACAGTCCGTTGCCCAGCAGGGCGGTGGTGGTCGAGTGCCCGGCGGTGATCAGCCCGATGAACGTCCATACGAGTTCGGCGAGTTGCTCGTCGTCGATGGGTCCCGGGGGCGCGAGCACCTCGGCGATCTCACTGAAGGCGTCCGTGCCCGGCCGGTCCCTGCGCTCGCGCACATAGCGCGCCATGACCTGCTGGAACTCCAGGAACAGCTCGGCCGCCCCGACCTCTTCCTCGCGGGAGGCGCCGCCGGTGATGACCGCGACGCAGGCATAGGCGCCGTCCCGGATGATCGCCCGGTCCTGCGCGTCGATGCCGCACATGTCGCTGATGGTCTCAACGGGCAGCACGCGCGCGTACTGGCTCATCAACTCGGCCGAGCCGTCCGCCGCCATGGCGTCCACGAGCGCCGTCGCCCGCTTGCGGATCTCCGGCTCCATCACGGCCACCGCGTCCGTGCCGAGCCGCTTGGCGAGCGGGGCCCGCACCTTCAGGTGCCGGTCGCCGTTGACGTTGATGATGGCGGAGGAGGGCGGGAAGCCGCGCTCCAGCACGGCGAGGGCGTCCGGATGCAGCGGAAGCGGGGAGCGCAGGGCGTTCGCCGTGGAGAACGTCTCGTGCCGCTGCAGCACCGTGCGCACATCGTCGAACCGGGTCACCACCCAGGCCCGCAGCACCTCGGAGTAGAAGACCGGCTCCTGCTCCCGCGCCAGCGCGAAGAAGGGATACGGGTCTTGAAGATGCGCGCCGAGGGGGTCGTACGACTCGCCGATGGAGCTTGTCATCGCGCCCGTCTCCTCACTGAGAAAGGGCCATCACACCGCCACCGACGATGCCGCGCACGGCTCGCTGGAGGCTTGAACTCCGGTCAGGGGCCGGTACTCAGCCGCCGCGCAGCCACCGGTAGCGGGCGACACAGTCCTCGTACGACGGCAGGAGCCCGGTGCGCAGCGCCTGGGCCAGGGGCGGTGCCTCGGCGTCCTTGGGGGACAGCACGGGCTCCATGCCCTCGGGCCAGGGCAGCCCCAGGTCCGGGTCGAGCGGGTGCACGCCGTGCTCGCGGTCCGGGGCGTAGCCGGTGGAGCACAGGTAGATGACGGTGGCGTCGTCGGTGAGCGCCATGAAGGCGTGCCCGAGGCCCTCGGCGAGGAACACCGCGTGCCGGGTGTCGTCGTCGAGCCGTACCGCCTCCCACTGCCCGAACGCCGGGGATCCGGTGCGCAGATCGACCACCACGTCCAGGACGGCGCCGCGCACACAGGTCACGTACTTGGCCTGACCGGGCGGAACGTCGGAGAAGTGCACGCCGCGCACCACGCCCCGCCGGGAGACGGAGCAGTTGGCCTGCGCGAGCGTCAGGTCGTGTCCGGTGGCCTCGCGGAACTCCTCGCCCCGGTACCACTCGTGGAAGCTGCCCCGGTCGTCCGGAAAGACCTTGGGCTCCAGCACCCAGGCACCGTCGATCCCCAGTGCGCGCACTCCATCACCTCCGTGGAGCCCTGAGCAGGGCCTTCGCCTTGCGTACCAGTCGGCGCAGCACGCTGGGGCGGGGCGTGCGGCGCACCTGCACGCCGTGCGCCCCGGCGCGCAGCGCGAACGGCAGTGCCAGCAGCCGCGGTTCGGCGGCGTCCGGGACCGGGACCAGGGAGGTCCGCCAGGTCGTCCCGCCCATCACCAGGGCGGGCAGCGCGGCCGTCAGCAGGGCCCCGGATCCGTCGGGCACGGGGGAGAGCGTGGCGGCGGCGTCCAGTTCCTTGCCCCGCGCGGTCAGCCGCAGCAGCACGTCCGTGTCGCCCGGCACGTACAACGGCATCGGGGCGCTGAGCCGGTCGTGCGCGACGGTGACCTCCTCCAGGGCGACCCGCCCGAGCCCGAGGTTCCGGCTCGCGCGGTCGACGTCCAGGGCGAGCGTGAGGTGCCGGGCGGTCCAGTACGGCAGCACCACACGCCCGGCGACGACACCGGCGTACGCCATCGGGCGCTCGGTGCGCGGCACAAGCGCGAGCCGGCACTCCTTGGTCCAGCCGCCCAGCTTCACCCGGACCACGGCGTCCCACAGCCCGGCCAGGGGAGCGTCGCCGGCCGCCTGCGCCGGGTCCACGGTGGCCGTGGCCCGCAGCACCAGCCGGAACCGCCCCCTGTCCTCGGTCGGCACGGTCTCCCGGGTGAACTGCACCGGCTGGAAGTACTGGGCGGCATTGGAGCGTTGGCGCAGCAGCAGGTCCGCGGTCGCGGAGCCGAACCGGGCAACGGTGTCGGCGCCCACCCAGGCGATGGCCTCGGTGACGTCCTTCGGCGGGGCCTGCAGTGGATCGCCGCCGCCGGTGGCGCCGAACGTCAGCGGCGCCCCGCCGGAGTGGTACTCCGCGGCGAAGGACACCCGCAGCGTGCCGTCCTCCCACTCCAGGCCCTCCGGAACGGCCTTGAGGACGACGCCCGCCTCCCACTCGGCGAACGCCTCCACATCGCCGTACCGGTCCGCGGCGATCAGCGCCGCCACCACCTGCTGGGTGGGCTGAAGACCGGCCGCCACACCGGGCCCGAACCGCTCGACGACGACGGAGTGGATCTCCCGGAACATCTCCTTGCGGTAGTCGGCGGGCATGGCCAGCAGCCGCTTGCCGCGCATCCGTTCGACCATCTCCACCCGCAGCCAGCGGCGGAACAGCCGGTCGCGCACCGCCCCCGGCTCGGTGTACCGCTCGACGACGTCC of the Streptomyces sp. NBC_00287 genome contains:
- a CDS encoding class I SAM-dependent methyltransferase; the encoded protein is MKRHEFLKELHKVTANRNYLEIGVNDGRSLRLSRVPSIAIDPAFKVVTEIRCDVHLVKATSDDFFARDNPLAHLKGGRHPVRNLRRGRSPLGHWRRTTLDLSFIDGMHLFEYALRDFINVERHSDWASVIVFDDMLPRNIDEAARDRHTGAWTGDVYKLTEILARHRPDLVTVLVDTQPTGQLVVFGADPHNTVLRDKYDEIVAEYDVPDPQKVPETILERTGAVHPETLLEAGLWRPLARARNLGVRRSRGWPALRRLLEELTIR
- a CDS encoding methyltransferase, producing MTDSASHPTEHRPATAAAGAEDQARALRLVHGYMASQALGAAVRLSIPERLAESPKSCAELAAATDTDQDALRRLLRALEALGLVERPGRTDRFALTSFGQVLRSDADAPAHALADLFTSAAVWRPWGELHQSVRTGRTAFETVFGMPAFAYIGRQPELSALFNAAMAETAQGAADVVAAGYDFSGFPTVVDVGGGNGTLLAALLSAHPDSRGVLFDTQTGVREAAKVLAEAGVADRCEITTGDFFTAVPAGGDAYVLKSVIHDWDDELARTVLRRCREAMPEQAKLLLVEPVLPDENGPAAELSVVLSDLNMLVMAGGRERTAAEYAALLDSAGLELTGVGDPLAPTHFQVLEAVPR
- the rfbD gene encoding dTDP-4-dehydrorhamnose reductase → MRWLVTGAGGMLGHDVVAELRARGAEVTGLGHHALDITEPASLERAFTAHRPETVVNCAAYTAVDDAEQDEATALRINGEGPRLLARACAAHGARLIHVSTDYVFSGQARTTPYPEDHPPAPRTAYGRTKLAGEQAVREELPEASTVVRTAWLYGVHGPNFVRTMIGLEASRPTVDVVDDQRGQPTWSADVAARIADLAPDTNGVLHATNSGEASWYELAREVFRLLGADPERVRPTDSAAFPRPAPRPQYSALAHGRWQTLGLPPLRDWRTALHEALPRIRKESPS
- the rfbB gene encoding dTDP-glucose 4,6-dehydratase; the protein is MNVLVTGAAGFIGSAYVRMLLRSDGPTITVLDKLTYAGSLDNLPLDHPRLEFVQGDIRDAELVAKLTSQADHVVHFAAESHVDRSISGASDFVLTNVVGTQTLLEGALRGGVSTFVHISTDEVYGSVDSGSSDEEYLLRPSSPYSASKASSDLLALAYHHTHGLDVRVTRCSNNYGPHQFPEKVIPLFVTNLLDGHQVPLYGEGLNVRDWLHVDDHCRGVELVRTQGRPGEVYNIGGGTELSNKELTGLLLEACGADWDRVTHVADRKGHDLRYSVDWSKAREELGYRPRHDFRSGLAETVDWYRAHRAWWEPLKRRVAEEHA
- a CDS encoding cytochrome P450, coding for MTSSIGESYDPLGAHLQDPYPFFALAREQEPVFYSEVLRAWVVTRFDDVRTVLQRHETFSTANALRSPLPLHPDALAVLERGFPPSSAIINVNGDRHLKVRAPLAKRLGTDAVAVMEPEIRKRATALVDAMAADGSAELMSQYARVLPVETISDMCGIDAQDRAIIRDGAYACVAVITGGASREEEVGAAELFLEFQQVMARYVRERRDRPGTDAFSEIAEVLAPPGPIDDEQLAELVWTFIGLITAGHSTTTALLGNGLWHLLSHPEQWELLCRQPELIPGAVEEISRYDTPVHAFFRMTTREVSLGGRTLPAGADVVALYSAANRDPEEFDQPETFDITRQMTRHLTFGHGVHACVGARLARLQLAVTLEALTTRLPGLHLVPDSPVRMARQFVDHAPVALHVAW
- a CDS encoding glucose-1-phosphate thymidylyltransferase, whose amino-acid sequence is MKALVLSGGAGTRLRPITHTSAKQLVPVANKAVLFYGLESIAEAGVTDVGVIVGDTAAEIQDAVGDGSKFGLQITYIPQERPLGLAHAVQIARDYLGDDDFVMYLGDNFIVGGISALVEEFRHHRPDAQILLTHVPDPRAFGVAELDGSGQVVGLEEKPEHPKSDLALVGVYLFTPAIHAAVRAIKPSWRGELEITHAIQHLIDARADVRCTVIKGYWKDTGNVDDMLEVNRTVLEGLDRRIDGEVDELSETVGRVVVEEGARIINSRIVGPAVIGAGSVVDNSYVGPFTSIAENCHITDSELEFSIVLRDSSIAGVGRIESSLIGRHAEVTPAHHVPSAHRFVLGDHSKVQIHT